GCTGGCGTACCGCCTGGGATTGGGGCTTGTTCGCCGGCAGCGCGATTCCGGCGCTGGTCTTCGGCGTGGCTTTCGGCAATCTGCTGCAAGGCGTGCCGTTCCAGTTCGACGACAGCCTGCGTTCCTACTACACCGGCTCGTTCTGGGCGCTCGTACTCAACCCGTTTGCCCTTTTGTGCGGCATCGTCAGCCTGATGCTGCTCGTGTTGCAAGGCGCAACCTTTCTGGCCCACCGCACCAGCGGAGAGCTGCAGCGGCGCAGCGTGAAGGCGGTGACCGTCGCGGGCGTCGTCGTTGCCGCGGGTTTTGCCCTGGCCGGCGTTTTCGTGGCGATGATGCCGGGCTACGTGGTGAAGAGCGCGCTCGATCCCAATGCCGTCCTCAACCCGCTGATGAAGGAGGTCGCGATCGAAAAAGGCGCTTGGCTTGCCAACTTCAGGCAGTGGCCGCTGCTGTGGCTGGCCCCTCTCTTGGGCATTGGCGGAGCGCTTCTCGCCGTTTGGCTGGTGCGCGCCGGCAAGACGCTCCTCTCATTCGTTGCCTCCTCCGTTGCCTGCGCCGGGGTGATCTTCACTACCGGTGCGGCGATGTTCCCCTTCGTGATGCCCTCGAGCAGCCAGCCCAACCACAGCCTGACCGCCTGGGACGTGACTTCGAGCGCCTACACGCTCAACGTGATGTTCTGGGTGGCGTTGATCTTCACGCCGCTCGTGCTCGCCTATACCGGCTGGGGCTATCGGGTGATGCGCGGCAAGCTGGATGAGCAATACATCGCCGCCAACGACAAAATGCTTTATTGAGGAGATCGCCATGTGGTATTTCGCTTGGATCCTGGGCCTAGCCATGGCCGTATTGCTCGCCGTCGTCAATGCGCTCTGGCATGAGGCGCAGGAGACGAACGGCGCGAAATGACGATTGCTTGCATGCTGCACCTCTCGTCCGGCGGGAAACCGCCGGTTTTTATTTGAGCTGCAGCGGCAATCCTGCGGCGATGAGGGTGACGCGGTCGGCGAGCTGGGCGATTTTCTGGTTGAGCCGCCCCTGTTCGTCGCGAAAGCGCCGCGCCAAGGCGTTTTCCGGCACGATGCCC
This DNA window, taken from Nitrospirota bacterium, encodes the following:
- the cydB gene encoding cytochrome d ubiquinol oxidase subunit II, with translation MFDYATLKLIWWLLVGVLLIGFAIMDGHDMGVGTLLPFLGKNDAERRIMINSVAPHWDGNQVWFITGGGAIFAAWPVVYATAFSGLYWALLLVLFALFFRPTGFDYRSKIADSRWRTAWDWGLFAGSAIPALVFGVAFGNLLQGVPFQFDDSLRSYYTGSFWALVLNPFALLCGIVSLMLLVLQGATFLAHRTSGELQRRSVKAVTVAGVVVAAGFALAGVFVAMMPGYVVKSALDPNAVLNPLMKEVAIEKGAWLANFRQWPLLWLAPLLGIGGALLAVWLVRAGKTLLSFVASSVACAGVIFTTGAAMFPFVMPSSSQPNHSLTAWDVTSSAYTLNVMFWVALIFTPLVLAYTGWGYRVMRGKLDEQYIAANDKMLY
- the cydX gene encoding cytochrome bd-I oxidase subunit CydX — encoded protein: MWYFAWILGLAMAVLLAVVNALWHEAQETNGAK
- a CDS encoding bifunctional adenosylcobinamide kinase/adenosylcobinamide-phosphate guanylyltransferase, whose translation is GIVPENALARRFRDEQGRLNQKIAQLADRVTLIAAGLPLQLK